In Fusobacterium hwasookii, a single window of DNA contains:
- a CDS encoding sigma-70 family RNA polymerase sigma factor — translation MEDINAILKKAQSGDNEAINLILEEYSKLLSFNAQKYYLVGAEQEDLVQEGILGLLKAIKFYDETKSSFSSFAFLCIRREMISAIRKANTQKNMVLNEALKTNAILEDSAYFDDEGHNINNYKSSESNPEEAYLLKEEIEEFKNFSENNFSKFEKEVLTYLIRGYSYREIATILSKNLKSIDNTIQRIRKKSEEWIKEEENIKR, via the coding sequence ATGGAAGATATCAATGCTATTTTAAAAAAAGCACAGTCTGGGGATAATGAAGCGATTAACTTAATCTTAGAAGAATACTCAAAACTTTTATCTTTTAATGCACAAAAATATTATTTAGTAGGTGCAGAACAAGAAGATTTAGTACAAGAAGGAATTTTAGGTTTATTAAAAGCAATAAAATTCTATGATGAAACTAAATCATCTTTTAGTAGTTTTGCATTTTTGTGTATTAGAAGAGAGATGATAAGTGCAATAAGGAAGGCTAATACTCAAAAAAATATGGTGTTGAATGAAGCTTTAAAAACAAATGCTATACTTGAAGACAGTGCATATTTTGATGATGAAGGACATAACATAAATAATTATAAATCATCAGAAAGTAATCCAGAAGAAGCCTATTTATTGAAAGAAGAAATAGAAGAATTTAAAAATTTTTCTGAGAATAATTTTAGTAAATTTGAAAAAGAAGTTTTAACTTATTTAATTAGAGGTTACTCATATAGAGAAATAGCAACAATTTTATCTAAAAATTTAAAAAGCATAGATAATACAATTCAAAGAATAAGAAAAAAGAGTGAAGAATGGATAAAGGAAGAAGAAAATATTAAGAGGTGA
- the rlmB gene encoding 23S rRNA (guanosine(2251)-2'-O)-methyltransferase RlmB: MERIIGINPVTEALLNKEKNIEKLELYNGLKGETVQKLKDLASKRNIKIFYTGKKIENSQGVAVYISNYDYYKDFDEAYEELAGKDKSLVLILDEIQDPRNFGAIIRSAEVFKVDLIIIPERNSVRINETVVKTSTGAIEYVNISKVTNLSDTINKLKKLDYWVYGAAGEANINYNEEDYPNKVVLVLGNEGSGIRKKVREHCDKLIKIPMYGQINSLNVSVASGILLSRIVNK, translated from the coding sequence ATGGAAAGAATAATAGGTATCAATCCAGTTACAGAGGCTTTATTAAATAAGGAAAAAAATATAGAAAAATTAGAACTCTATAATGGTCTAAAAGGTGAAACAGTACAAAAATTAAAAGATTTAGCTTCTAAGAGAAATATTAAAATATTTTATACTGGCAAAAAAATAGAAAATTCTCAAGGTGTAGCAGTATACATAAGTAACTATGACTACTACAAAGATTTTGATGAAGCCTATGAAGAGCTTGCTGGAAAAGATAAATCATTGGTTTTAATCTTAGATGAGATACAAGACCCAAGAAATTTTGGAGCAATAATAAGAAGTGCAGAAGTATTTAAAGTAGATTTAATAATAATTCCAGAAAGAAATTCAGTGAGAATAAATGAAACTGTTGTTAAGACTTCAACAGGAGCAATAGAATATGTAAATATTTCTAAGGTTACTAATCTGTCAGATACAATAAACAAACTTAAAAAGTTAGACTATTGGGTATATGGAGCAGCAGGAGAAGCAAATATAAACTATAATGAAGAAGATTATCCAAATAAAGTTGTTTTAGTTCTAGGAAATGAAGGTAGTGGAATTAGAAAAAAAGTAAGAGAACATTGTGATAAACTGATTAAAATACCAATGTATGGACAAATTAACTCATTAAATGTTTCTGTTGCAAGTGGTATTCTGCTGTCAAGAATTGTAAATAAATAA